Genomic segment of Myxococcus stipitatus:
CCGCACCACCCGCGTCCCCATTCACGAGTGGACCGTGGAGGTCGTGTCCGGCCCCGACAAGGGCAAGAAGGTGACGACGCAGGACGGCCTGGTTCGGGTGGGCTCCGACCCCGCGAGCGACCTGGTGTTGACGGACACCACGGTGAGCCGCCGCCACCTGGAAGTGGAGCGCACGCCGCGAGGCCTCCTCCTGCGCGACACCGGCAGCCGCAACGGGACGTTCCTCGACGGGCGTCAGGTGCTCCAGGCGTACCTGGGGCGCGGCGACAAGGTGGAGCTGGGCAAGACGAAGCTCGCGGTGAAGGTGTCCGCCAAGCCCACCGAGGTGGAGCTCGCGGGCGCGGAGTCCTTCGGCGCGCTGGTGGGCTCCTCGGAGAAGATGCGCTGGGTCTTCACGGAGCTGCGGCGCGTGGCCCGCGAGGACATGAGCCTGCTCATCGAGGGCGAGACGGGCACCGGCAAGGAGCTGGCGGCGCGCGCGGTGCATCAGCACTCGGCGCGGCGGCACGGCCCCTTCAAGGTCGTCGACTGCAACCTCATCTCCGAGGAGAAGGCGGAGCGCGAGCTGTTCGGCGGCCTGCGCGCCAGCGACGCGGAGGACAAGGAAGCCCGCGGCGTCTTCGAGGCCGCGCGCGGCGGCACGCTCTTCCTGGATGAAGTGGGCGAGCTCCCGCTGATGGTGCAGGGCAAGCTCCTGCGCGTGCTGGACGCGCGCGAGGTGCCGTCGCTGGACGGGCAGCCGGTGCCGGTGGACGTGCGCGTCATCGCCTCCACGCACCGCAACCTGGAAGAGGACGTGCGCCAGGGCCGCTTCCGCGCCGACCTGTACTTCCGCCTGGCCGTCGCGCGGGTGCGCCTGCCGCCCTTGCGCACGCGCCGCGAGGACCTGCCCTCGCTCGCGCAGGCCCTGTCCCAGACGCTGCGCGCCAGCGTCACGCTCACCCCGCAGACGCTGGCCCTCTTCGAGGGCTACGACTGGCCGGGCAACGTGCGCGAGCTGCGCAACGTGCTGGAGCGCGGCGCGCTGATGGAGGAGACGGGCAACACCAGCTGGCTGGACTTCCTCGCCCAGCCGTCGCGCCGTCCGGAGGGCCAGCCTCCCGGCAACCACGTGTCGACGCTCGTCACCGGCATGCCGTACCACGAGGCCAAGGACCGCGTGCTGGCCGACTTCGAGCGCCTCTACTTCGCCGAGGTGATGCGCACGGTGGGCTTCGACATGAAGGCCGCCGAGCAGCGCACCGGGCTGTCCATGCAGAGCCTCTACCGTCTTCTGAAGAAGAACGGGCTTCGTCTCAAGGACCTCAAGAACGCCGAGGGCCTGGAGAAGTGAGAGTCCCCTCGCAGTTTCACCCCAGGGAGAACACCCGCATGTTGCGTCGTCTCGCCGTAGCCTCCGTCGTCTTCACCGCTGCTTGCGCCGGTCAGCAGAAGCCCGCTGAAACGGCCGCGCCGAACGGCAAGCCGCAGCCCACCGAGGAGCGCGTGCGCATTGGCAACCAGCCCGCCTTCGACGTGGCCACCTGCTTCCCCCGCGACCTCGCCCTGCCCCCGGCCAACCAGGCCGTGCTCGTGGGCGCCATCCTCACCACGCGCCCGGAGGTCATGGAGTGCCTGGTGGACCCCAAGAACCGTGGCCCCGCCGAGAAGACGGAGGTGACGGTGAAGTCCACGGTGACGGACACGAGCGCCACGCACGCCGTCTCGGGTGAGAACCTCAGCCCCACCGGCCAGGCCTGCATCCAGGCCGCGGTGGACAAGCTGGTCAAGCCGCCGCTGCTGAGCAAGGGCGCCCAGCCGGTGGAGGCCTCGGCCACGTTCGAGCACGAGACGGCCACCAGCGCGAGCGTCAAGTTCGGCATGAACGAGGGCTCCGACTACTCCGGCGCCATCCGCCTGGCCCAGCCGAGCTGGTGCGACTGCTACGCCAACTTCAAGGACTCCACGCCGCCGGTGCTCACCGCGCGCGTGACGCTGGTCAAGGGCCAGCCCGTCTCCGAGGTGGCGTTCGACCCCTCCGGCAGCACCGAGGGTGACCAGGTCGCCGCGTGCTTGAAGACGAAGCTCGCCGCCGTGCCGGCGAACGCCACGTCCGACAAGCTGACGTACCCGCACCGCTTCGTGCACTTCAACTCCGCCGGCAGCGAGACGGCCACGACGCTGCCCGCCAACCTGCGCTTCTTCCAGCTCGAGCTCATCCGCAACCAGCGCGCCGCCGCCGCCGCCATCGCCCTGGGCGCGCGCATGGACACCGCGGTCGCGTACGACAACGTCGTGAAGAAGTTCAACTCGACGAAGAACTCCGGCCTGCTGGATGAGATGGTCAGCAAGTGCAAGGCCTACGTCGACGCCTCGCAGGGCGTGGTGAAGGCGCTGGAGGCGCAGCAGTCCGTGGACCAGGCGTCCCTGGCGCTGGTGCAGGAGCTGAAGGCCACCGACGCGGAGGGCTGGACGCCGGTGGAGACGGCCGGCAAGGCGTCCCTGGAGACCACGCAGCAGGACCTGACCAAGGCCACCGCGGAGGCCCAGGCGGCCCCCGGCATCTGCCCGAAGGTCAACTACGGGCCGAAGAAGAAGAAGTAGC
This window contains:
- a CDS encoding sigma 54-dependent Fis family transcriptional regulator translates to MEPRPEVTQTTQTDKEEGRTTRVPIHEWTVEVVSGPDKGKKVTTQDGLVRVGSDPASDLVLTDTTVSRRHLEVERTPRGLLLRDTGSRNGTFLDGRQVLQAYLGRGDKVELGKTKLAVKVSAKPTEVELAGAESFGALVGSSEKMRWVFTELRRVAREDMSLLIEGETGTGKELAARAVHQHSARRHGPFKVVDCNLISEEKAERELFGGLRASDAEDKEARGVFEAARGGTLFLDEVGELPLMVQGKLLRVLDAREVPSLDGQPVPVDVRVIASTHRNLEEDVRQGRFRADLYFRLAVARVRLPPLRTRREDLPSLAQALSQTLRASVTLTPQTLALFEGYDWPGNVRELRNVLERGALMEETGNTSWLDFLAQPSRRPEGQPPGNHVSTLVTGMPYHEAKDRVLADFERLYFAEVMRTVGFDMKAAEQRTGLSMQSLYRLLKKNGLRLKDLKNAEGLEK